In the genome of Myxococcus stipitatus, one region contains:
- a CDS encoding carboxypeptidase regulatory-like domain-containing protein: protein MHAPRHLSLLALGGLTFAVACGGFNNGPLEEGTVRGRLVGADARVAKVNVLGLPSTRADVSPDGRFELHGVPATAVELFMVASSTRAARTKVVAQGARITDLGDIVAPLGSFITVRLRDRGGNVPKEGEVEVDGTAFDDLLTDASTGEVRVGPLAEGCYTLEAKADKLAEVEQEVCVGVGEELVRDIVLGDDDDDDGGIDDDG, encoded by the coding sequence ATGCATGCTCCCAGACACCTGTCTCTCCTGGCGCTCGGGGGGCTGACGTTCGCCGTCGCCTGTGGCGGCTTCAACAACGGGCCGCTCGAGGAGGGCACCGTGCGAGGCCGGCTCGTGGGCGCCGACGCGCGGGTCGCGAAGGTGAACGTGCTCGGTCTTCCGAGCACGCGGGCGGACGTGTCACCCGACGGGCGCTTCGAGCTGCACGGCGTGCCCGCCACCGCCGTGGAGCTGTTCATGGTGGCGTCGAGCACCCGGGCGGCGCGGACGAAGGTGGTGGCGCAAGGCGCCCGCATCACCGACCTGGGCGATATCGTCGCGCCCCTGGGCTCGTTCATCACCGTGCGCTTGAGGGACCGCGGCGGCAACGTGCCCAAGGAGGGCGAGGTGGAGGTGGACGGCACCGCGTTCGACGACCTGCTCACGGATGCGTCCACCGGCGAGGTGCGCGTGGGGCCCTTGGCCGAGGGCTGCTACACGCTCGAGGCCAAGGCGGACAAGCTCGCCGAGGTGGAGCAGGAGGTCTGCGTCGGCGTCGGCGAGGAGCTGGTGCGCGACATCGTGCTGGGCGACGACGATGACGACGACGGGGGCATCGACGACGACGGGTGA
- a CDS encoding caspase family protein, translating to MLPPERVFVNRPGLHIVLGLCLLSACGATSTGEKGRTVRVRLDSAQLASAHEGERHALLIGVSQYDDASWNDLRFPGKDAEDLGRALADPRRGGFRSVTVLNRPEQTTRAAVLEALRALAAKPWRPKDVVVIYVSGHGTLARDNRGDLQRYLVMRDTRFRDVQGTGLEMAALERELEALGSRRRVLVLATCHSGTGKSLLPPSVLDELERTKAAFLPRPLEEESRASLVLSASDWGEAAREDDALGNDIYTHFFVEALDGRGDRNADGAVSATEAHDWARRHTWTYTQGRQRPSVRMTEVGADPVLLSGALTRAGQPEVFSYSPRLEGFTLKVDGVDAGELPGGVALPEGTRKLGLHKGGETLWEDTVALRSGERRALEALLREFAEGRQRTVTLEAGLLGFLDARSRREVLPSTVLVGAGLRLDGLLLEQRLDVGADLSVGQGHQALRLDVGGTVPVRHRAVMMGVTVGPSWEWGRVSFSTGPRVAALWLQRSFQLDLLNRDESYLTVWPGWMAGVSWQLGTRWVLEAKGQLLWAYVPMDGRTRAVGFGGLLLGGGYRF from the coding sequence ATGCTGCCCCCTGAGCGTGTGTTCGTGAATCGTCCGGGACTCCACATCGTTCTGGGGCTCTGCCTCCTCTCCGCCTGCGGTGCGACGAGCACGGGCGAGAAGGGCCGGACGGTGCGCGTGCGCCTGGACTCCGCGCAGCTCGCGTCCGCGCACGAAGGCGAGCGGCACGCGCTGCTCATCGGCGTCAGCCAGTACGACGACGCGTCGTGGAACGACCTGCGCTTTCCGGGCAAGGACGCGGAGGACCTGGGGCGCGCGCTGGCGGACCCTCGGCGAGGCGGCTTCCGCTCGGTGACGGTGCTGAACCGTCCGGAGCAGACGACCCGCGCGGCGGTGCTGGAGGCGCTGCGGGCGCTGGCGGCGAAGCCCTGGCGCCCCAAGGACGTGGTGGTCATCTACGTGTCCGGACACGGCACGCTCGCGCGCGACAACCGGGGGGACCTGCAGCGCTACCTGGTGATGCGCGACACGCGCTTCCGCGACGTGCAGGGCACGGGGCTGGAGATGGCGGCGCTGGAGCGGGAGCTGGAGGCGCTGGGCTCGCGTCGGCGCGTGCTGGTGCTCGCCACCTGTCACAGCGGCACGGGCAAGTCGCTGCTGCCTCCGTCCGTGCTCGACGAGCTGGAGCGCACCAAGGCCGCGTTCCTGCCGCGCCCCCTGGAGGAGGAGAGCCGCGCGTCGCTCGTGCTGTCGGCCAGCGACTGGGGCGAGGCGGCGCGCGAGGACGACGCGCTGGGCAACGACATCTACACGCACTTCTTCGTGGAGGCGCTCGACGGGCGCGGAGACCGCAACGCGGACGGCGCGGTGAGCGCGACCGAGGCCCACGACTGGGCGCGCCGCCACACGTGGACCTATACGCAGGGCCGTCAGCGCCCGAGCGTGCGGATGACGGAAGTGGGCGCGGACCCCGTGCTGCTCTCCGGCGCGCTGACGCGGGCCGGGCAGCCGGAGGTCTTCTCGTACAGTCCTCGGCTGGAGGGCTTCACGCTCAAGGTGGACGGGGTCGACGCGGGCGAGCTGCCCGGAGGTGTCGCGCTCCCCGAGGGCACGCGGAAGCTGGGGCTCCACAAGGGCGGGGAGACGCTGTGGGAGGACACCGTCGCGCTGCGCTCCGGCGAGCGGCGCGCGCTGGAGGCGCTCCTCCGGGAGTTCGCCGAGGGCCGCCAGCGCACCGTGACGTTGGAGGCGGGCCTGCTGGGCTTCCTCGACGCGCGCAGCCGCCGCGAGGTGCTGCCCTCCACGGTGCTGGTGGGCGCGGGACTGCGCCTGGACGGCCTGCTCCTGGAGCAGCGGCTGGACGTGGGCGCGGACCTGTCGGTGGGGCAGGGGCACCAGGCGCTGCGGCTGGACGTGGGCGGGACAGTGCCCGTGCGCCACCGGGCGGTGATGATGGGCGTGACGGTGGGGCCTTCATGGGAGTGGGGACGGGTGAGCTTCTCCACGGGGCCGCGTGTGGCCGCCTTGTGGTTGCAGCGCTCCTTCCAGTTGGACCTGTTGAACCGGGACGAGAGCTACCTCACGGTGTGGCCCGGTTGGATGGCGGGAGTGTCATGGCAGCTGGGCACCCGATGGGTACTGGAAGCGAAGGGACAGCTCCTCTGGGCCTATGTCCCCATGGACGGACGCACACGCGCGGTGGGCTTCGGCGGCCTGTTGCTGGGCGGAGGATATCGCTTCTGA
- a CDS encoding Spy/CpxP family protein refolding chaperone yields MKKKLAIAGSAVVAVVLLSGFAFRGSHGHGPNPERIKQVLTWKLNDRLDDLDATDAQRESIHAVKDRLFAEGSRLAEEQHATRSEVVSQLESDTPDAQALHALVDARIEAVRAFAHKATDAVLEVHGTLTPEQRKTLASEYKERMGLE; encoded by the coding sequence ATGAAGAAGAAGCTCGCCATCGCTGGTTCCGCCGTCGTCGCCGTCGTGCTCCTCAGTGGCTTCGCGTTTCGCGGGAGCCATGGCCATGGCCCCAACCCCGAGCGCATCAAGCAGGTGCTGACGTGGAAGCTCAATGACCGGCTGGATGACCTCGACGCGACGGACGCGCAGCGGGAGTCCATCCACGCCGTGAAGGACCGCCTCTTCGCGGAGGGCTCGCGGCTCGCGGAGGAGCAGCACGCGACGCGCTCGGAGGTCGTCTCGCAGCTCGAGTCCGACACGCCCGACGCGCAGGCCCTCCACGCGCTGGTGGATGCGCGCATCGAGGCCGTGCGCGCGTTCGCCCACAAGGCGACGGACGCCGTGCTGGAAGTCCACGGCACGCTGACGCCCGAGCAACGCAAGACGCTGGCCTCCGAGTACAAGGAGCGCATGGGCCTGGAGTGA
- a CDS encoding sigma-70 family RNA polymerase sigma factor: protein MTEDEIATCIQRASRGAQDAHRELYQRFHGAVRRVALGYSSLGPAEVEDVVQETFVRAFRELPRLQHPRAFGSWLVTIARHHAQALSRGARVRGRAAEDLALELESTTPAIPPSLELERRVAVVRELIEGLPEGPEKETVRLFYLEGELSAREIAERLGLGKSAVTMRLERFRARVKRELLSRLLAAGVG from the coding sequence GTGACGGAGGACGAAATCGCCACCTGCATCCAGCGGGCGTCCCGAGGTGCGCAGGATGCGCACCGGGAGCTGTACCAGCGCTTCCATGGGGCCGTGCGCAGGGTCGCGCTGGGCTACTCCAGCCTGGGGCCCGCGGAAGTGGAGGACGTGGTCCAGGAGACCTTCGTCCGCGCCTTCCGGGAGCTGCCCCGGCTCCAGCATCCGCGTGCGTTCGGGAGCTGGCTGGTGACGATTGCGCGGCACCACGCGCAGGCGCTCAGTCGGGGCGCGCGGGTGCGGGGGCGCGCGGCGGAGGACCTGGCGTTGGAGCTGGAGTCGACCACGCCCGCGATTCCGCCCTCGCTCGAGTTGGAGCGGCGCGTGGCGGTGGTGCGCGAGCTCATCGAGGGCCTGCCAGAAGGCCCCGAGAAGGAGACGGTGCGCCTCTTCTATCTGGAGGGCGAGCTGAGCGCGCGGGAGATCGCGGAGCGGCTGGGGTTGGGCAAGAGCGCGGTGACGATGCGCCTGGAGCGCTTCCGCGCGCGGGTGAAGCGTGAGTTGCTGTCGCGGCTGCTGGCCGCGGGAGTGGGGTGA